A window from Methanobrevibacter ruminantium encodes these proteins:
- a CDS encoding TrkH family potassium uptake protein, with product MKRKYITKADLLVVLHYLGYIMQGLGVVLLAPILVALIYGEYIKVSAFLIPCFISFFLGTAFTKKFSNYNKLRLKHGMLISSFAWLWASLIGASIMALSLDIHFVDALFENMSAWTGSGMTFFVNVEILPKSILFLRSLEQWIGGLGIVIIFIGILIRSGTAASRLYKSEAREEKIKPNIANTLRKALEIYLIYTAAGIILFILAGLPIFDAVNLTFTSISTGGMSIKNANVGFYQNSLVYIITMALMILGATSFSIHYKIVKTRGKSVLKDVQFQLLICLIVIASAFILITNKMAPIEELFTIVSAITTTGADVVPPYELARWGSASLIVLMVLMLIGGSSGSTGGGLKLIRVITVIKGMNLTVTNLVSPEGRVVSTKISGKKINEREIKEASAYIVTFLIFLVCGWIIMTLYGYDPFTALFDVISIQSNNGLSTGIVFGGLPTPLKLTLIFLMWIGRLEIIPVLVVFRTIAGLINPARRFKNIKKNGSGE from the coding sequence ATGAAAAGGAAATATATCACTAAAGCGGATTTGTTGGTTGTACTCCATTATTTAGGATACATTATGCAAGGATTAGGTGTTGTTTTATTAGCCCCCATACTAGTTGCATTAATCTACGGAGAGTACATTAAAGTTAGCGCTTTTTTAATTCCTTGCTTTATCTCATTCTTTTTGGGAACTGCTTTCACTAAAAAATTCTCAAATTACAACAAGCTTAGACTAAAGCATGGAATGTTGATATCATCCTTTGCATGGCTATGGGCTTCATTGATTGGAGCTTCAATCATGGCTCTTTCATTAGATATCCATTTTGTTGATGCACTTTTTGAAAACATGTCTGCATGGACAGGTAGTGGAATGACTTTTTTTGTAAACGTTGAAATCTTGCCTAAATCTATCTTATTCTTGAGAAGTTTGGAACAATGGATAGGTGGATTGGGAATCGTAATTATATTTATCGGAATTCTAATCAGATCAGGTACTGCAGCATCAAGATTATACAAATCAGAAGCAAGAGAGGAAAAAATCAAGCCAAACATTGCAAATACCTTAAGAAAGGCTTTAGAAATTTATCTAATCTATACCGCTGCAGGAATAATTCTTTTTATTTTAGCTGGCCTTCCAATATTTGATGCAGTAAACCTTACATTTACCAGCATTTCCACTGGAGGAATGTCAATCAAAAATGCGAATGTTGGATTCTATCAAAACAGCTTGGTTTACATTATCACTATGGCTTTAATGATTCTAGGTGCAACAAGCTTTTCCATCCATTATAAGATTGTCAAAACAAGAGGAAAATCTGTTTTGAAGGATGTTCAGTTCCAATTGCTTATTTGCTTGATTGTCATTGCAAGTGCATTTATTTTAATAACAAATAAAATGGCCCCTATAGAAGAATTGTTCACCATCGTTTCTGCAATTACAACTACCGGTGCAGATGTAGTTCCCCCATATGAACTTGCAAGATGGGGCAGTGCTTCCCTTATTGTTTTAATGGTTTTAATGCTCATCGGGGGTTCTTCAGGATCCACTGGAGGGGGTTTAAAGCTTATTAGGGTCATTACTGTGATTAAAGGAATGAACTTAACCGTAACTAACCTGGTTTCACCAGAAGGAAGGGTTGTAAGCACAAAAATTAGTGGAAAGAAAATAAATGAAAGGGAGATTAAAGAGGCATCAGCATATATCGTGACATTCCTGATATTCCTTGTATGCGGATGGATCATTATGACCCTCTATGGATATGACCCATTTACAGCATTATTTGACGTTATTTCCATACAAAGCAATAACGGTTTAAGTACAGGCATAGTCTTTGGTGGATTACCAACCCCTTTAAAATTAACCTTGATTTTCCTAATGTGGATTGGAAGATTGGAAATCATACCAGTTCTAGTGGTATTTAGAACAATCGCGGGATTAATAAACCCAGCAAGAAGATTTAAAAACATTAAGAAAAATGGTTCTGGTGAATAA
- a CDS encoding potassium channel family protein — MYIVIMGGGRVGLSLADRLIIHGYDVTIIESNDDLCDQASEELDAMVICGNGTDTKTLEEANIEEADVFVATTGNDESNLLSCILVKEYTDGKIIARVSNPDHEEAFKKVGIDKVISPERTAAGFLEKVITRPNVADLMAFGAGNAEILDMTIQNPKVFGKKVSEFSPTKDYIIISKNKGNHELEIPQPDDILSNGDKISILVKRNAFEKAEKKFMGTGGLFRF, encoded by the coding sequence ATGTATATTGTGATTATGGGAGGAGGTCGTGTAGGGCTTTCCCTTGCAGACCGTTTAATCATTCATGGTTATGATGTAACAATTATTGAAAGCAATGATGACTTATGTGATCAAGCTTCAGAGGAATTGGATGCAATGGTCATTTGCGGTAATGGAACCGATACAAAAACATTGGAAGAAGCGAATATTGAAGAGGCAGATGTTTTTGTAGCAACTACTGGTAATGATGAATCAAACCTATTGTCCTGTATTCTTGTTAAGGAATACACTGATGGCAAAATCATTGCTAGAGTAAGTAACCCTGACCACGAAGAGGCATTTAAGAAAGTTGGAATTGATAAGGTAATCAGTCCTGAAAGAACTGCAGCCGGATTCCTCGAAAAAGTAATTACAAGGCCAAATGTAGCAGACTTAATGGCATTTGGTGCAGGTAATGCAGAGATTTTGGATATGACCATTCAAAACCCTAAGGTATTTGGAAAGAAAGTTTCGGAATTCTCTCCAACCAAGGATTACATTATCATCTCTAAAAACAAAGGCAATCACGAATTGGAAATTCCTCAACCTGATGACATATTAAGCAACGGTGACAAGATTTCAATTCTTGTTAAAAGAAATGCCTTTGAAAAAGCTGAAAAGAAATTTATGGGCACTGGAGGATTATTCAGATTTTAA